The segment TTTGGCGATCGTCGGAAAGCAATGCTCGAAGATATCGCTGTTCTGACTGGTGGACAATTGATCACCGAAGATGCAGGTCTGAAACTCGATACGACTAAGCTTGACCAATTAGGTAAAGCTCGCCGCATCACGATCACCAAAGACAACACCACGATCGTCGCTGAAGGCAACGAAGCGCAAGTGAAGTCTCGCGTCGAGCAACTTCGCCGTCAAATGGAAGAAACCGAGTCTTCTTACGACAAAGAAAAGCTGCAAGAGCGCTTGGCTAAGTTGGCAGGTGGTGTTGCAGTGATCAAAGTCGGTGCTGCAACCGAAACCGAAATGAAGGATCGCAAACTTCGCTTGGAAGATGCTATCAACGCAACGAAAGCTGCTGTTGAAGAAGGTATCGTTCCTGGTGGTGGTACAACCTTGGCTCACTTGGCTCCTGAACTCGAAAGCTGGGCTTCTAGCAACCTCAGCGGCGAAGAGTTGATCGGTGCTCAAATCGTGGCTCGTGCGTTGACCGCTCCTCTGAAGAGAATTGCTGAAAACGCAGGTCAAAACGGTGCGGTGATTGCTGAGCGTGTGAAAGAGAAAGAATTCAATGTTGGCTACAATGCTGCATCGGGTGAATTCGTTGACATGCTGGCTGCTGGTATCGTTGACCCTGCGAAAGTAACTCGCTCTGCATTGCAAAATGCTGCATCGATCGCGGCAATGGTCTTGACTACCGAGTGTATCGTTGTAGACAAGCCTGAGCCGAAAGATGGTGCTGCGGCTGGTGCTGGCGCTGGTGGCGGCATGGGCGACTTCGATTACTAATCTCAGTCTCTAAACAATTTAGCGCGATCGTTTCTGCAAAGGAGCGATCGCGCTTTTTTAGCGGAATGTTTAGCGATCGCGTATCCTAAATCAGTAGGAAGCTGCCATCTTTTGAAGAATTATGTTGAAGTCATTAAAGCTTGAGAATTTTCGGGGGTTTAAATCATTTGAGCTTCAGCAACTAGGAAGAATTAATTTGCTAGTTGGGTCGAATAACAGCGGCAAGACTTCCATATTGGAGGCAATCGATCTTTTGCAGTCGAGAGCAAACCTTACCTCTCTAAAGAACCAGATGCTGGCACGTGGAGAGCTTTCAATAGGTGAAGATCAAGAAGAGGAAATTACTCTAGATGCACAACAAATATTCCACAATTACAGTGCTTCAGAAGATGTTGAATTACTACTCAAAGGTGAGCTTGAAAATGGTTCTCAGTTAATACTGCGGATTGCTGTATGGTCTGAAAATCTTGAGAAATCATTTTATGTTCACGGTCAAGTCAATGTTCAGGGTGAGACTAAGGGAGAACTTATGTTTCCTAAGCCTGAAGCCTCTAAAAATCAATCACTTATTACTAAAGAGACATATCCTTTCTTAAGATTTGGTTGGGAATTCCCAAAAAGCCCAAGTAGTATTGGCGTAGATATTGTAGGTATCAGAGTGTTTCCTGGCTATGCAATATCTATGCGAGAACTTAGAGAATATGTCAGAGAGGATATTCTTTCTACCAAGAGCGCTTACTTTATTAGATCTTCCTCACTTACTTCTTATGAAATGACAGAAATATTTAATCGAGTTGTTCTTACTCCTGATGAAGAACTTGTAAATCGAGCCTTACAAGTCATTGAGCCAACTATTCAACGAATTGCGTCAATGGGCATAAACCTAACTAGACGCAACAATAATCATGGCAACTTCTTTGTTCTCAGATCCGATATTAATCAACGAGTTCCAATTGGGAACATGGGTGAGGGAATGTGGCGCATGCTAGGGCTTGCGTTGGGATTAATTAATGCTAAAGGTGGCATTTTGCTTGTTGATGATATTGATACAGGATTGCACTTCAGCACAATGGTTGGAATGTGGAAAATGATTTGGGAAACTGCCAAGCGTTTGGATGTGCAGGTTTTTGCCACGACCCACAATAGCGATTGTTGGACAAGTCTCGCTGAAATTGCGCGATCGCAGGATGCTGCAGAACAAGGAATCACAATTCATCGAATCGAGAAAGATAAACAACGCTCGGTTGTCTTTAATGAACGAAAGATTGTGATTGCGGCTGATCAAGATATTGAGGTTCGTTGAGCGTGGCGAAGAAAGTTTTCCCGAAGAAGCTTCTTGTAGAGGGCAACGAAGATAAAAGAGTTATTCCTGAACTAATCGAGAAAAATGGTGTGATATGGGTAGATGAGCAGAACCATCCTATTGTTCAAATTCAGGCACTCGATGGGTATGAAAAGCTCACCGATCCTGACGAATTAGCAGTTCAACTGGATGCGTCTGGATTACAGATACTTGGTATCTTAATTGATGCGGATGAGCAACCTAATTCTCGATGGCAAAGTATCAGAAATGCTGCTCGTAAAAGTATTCCGGATTTGCCGAGTCAACTTCCAGAAGCTGGACTGATTCATCAAGCTCAGAACTCTATCGGTGATCCAATCAAATTTGGAATCTGGCTGATGCCTGACAATCAATTACAAGGGATGCTAGAAACTTTTCTTGCAAACCTCATTGAGGATGATAGACAGGAACTCTGGCAATATGCTCAGGAAGCGACACAAATTGCCGCCACTAAATCTGCTCCTTTCAAGCTAACGCATACAGATAAAGCTAATTTGTATACCTGGTTAGCTTGGCAAGCTCCACCGGGAAGACAACTTCATCAGGCAATCCAAGAACGAATTTTGCAGCCACAGCATCCAACAGCACAAGCATTCGTTCGCTGGTTTAAGAATTTGTATAACGTTTAATTGTGATCGCGGCAATAGTTCTGATAACTGAATGTCTTGCTGTGAATAAGCATGAACCGAAAAATGGCGCTGCGGTTAGTCCATCAGCGCGATCGCGCTTTTTTTGAATTCAGGAAATTGCTCCAGCGGTGGTGTATTTAACGGAACCACCAGAATGCAAAAAACTGAGCTATTTTATGCGATCGAATATTGCTCGATTGGGTTTAGGAATTGTTGCTTTATCTATTTTCTCAGCCGTTCCAGCCAGCGCCGCCAATGTTGAAATGCGAGTCCTTACAGCAAACGATACTGGCGCGATCTGTCCTGATAAGGTGACGTTGACAGAAACTCCGCGACCCTATCGTGAGGGAGGTTATACGATCGATGGGTCAGCAAACCTCAAGGCGATCGCAGAGAACATGACGATCGCTGCGACTGATGATTATAGTGTCACTTGGGTCGGCAAACTCAAACCTAAGTACAGCAAATGCACCGCAACGGCTGGCATCACTCGTATTGGCAATGAAGCTTATCAAGGACATTCTTATCTGCGCCTCCGCTTCATGAATGGAAAGGTTTACCTGATCCTTGATATGACTGGACAGGCAGATGCCAACGACTTCACAACGGTGATCTTGCAGAAATCAGTGCGAAATGGCAATCCAACCTGGAGTTGGGGAGGAACCGACTAAAGCGGAAATAAAGCGCGATCGAACTTTAACGTAAGAGAACCAGACAACTTTTTAGAACAACGTCAACACAATTACGCCGAATACCATAATTGCGGCTCCACCGAGCCGCTCTTTTAAACCTGTTTCTCGAAATAGGAAATGCCCAAACAGTACACTGATGAGCGCACTCATGCGTTTAATCGCAATGACTTGCGTGACTAACGTATAGGTTACGGCAATCATTTGAAACGTAATTGCGATCGCATGAAAGAACCCAATCAACATCAGCGGCTGCAAATTTGGCAAAATCTGCTTGAACTTGTGGCGGGAATTGAACAGCGCGATCGGAAACATGCCGACTGCTAAATAAGCATAAAGTGCTGTTGACCAAAAGAGCGGGGAGGAATTGACGACTCCAACCTTATCGAAATTAGACGTAATACTCCAGATGAAGGCAACCATCAACATAAATCGGCTGCCTTTATTTTTCAGCAATGCTTTCAAGGGTGCAAAGTAGCCTTTCTTGCGCTCGCGTAAGTTCAAAACATAAGAGCCAATTACGATCAGAGCAATTCCGATCGCATCAGCAAAGGTTGGATTTTCCTGCACAATTAACGGCGACGTGACCAGCAAGAATAATGGAGTCAGCGTCACTAATGGAACCGTTAGCGATAAATCTGCGATTTGAATTGCGCGAATGTAAAGCGTAAAAGAAATGACATTCAACGTTCCACCAATCAGCAATGCAACCCAAAATCCAGGCTCAACTTTTGGGATACCAGCCGCAAATAGTAAGGGAATCAGAAAAAGAACAGCAAAGATATTGGCAGTCCAAGCCACGATGTAAACATCTAAGTTTCTCAGACTGTATTTACTCGAAACATCCTTCAAAGACTCAAAAAAAGCCGTTAGAATTGCAAATGCCAACCAAATCATGAGAGTTTCCGTGGTTTCTTCTTTGCCGACGATTCGCTTTTTGCAACAGCCGACGAGTTCTGCTTGGGTCGAGCAAGCCTTGGCTAATCTAAACACAATTTTGCTAGATCATTCTCACTGCGAGCGGAAAGCGGCTGGAGTTGCGTTGAATTTAATGTTTCGCTATCCTTCCAGTGCAAAATTAGTGCGGATGCTAACCGCGATCGCTCAAGAAGAACTCGAACACTTTGAGCAAGTCAACCAAATTTTAGAGCGTCGCAACATTCCGCTTGCATCGCTTGCACCGCCGCCTTATGGTGCAAGTTTGAACAAACAAATTCGTCGCGAAGAACCCGATCGCATGTTAGATTCTCTCTTGGTTTCTGGCTTGATCGAAGCTCGGAGTCATGAGCGGTTGGGACTTCTCGCCACGCATTGCGAGGATCAAGAATTAGCGAAATTTTATCGAGCCTTGATGGCTTCTGAAGCTCGACATTATGGGGTGTATTGGACGTTAGCGGATACTTACTTTGAGCGATCGCTGATCACTCAACGCCTCGAAGAACTCGGAGCCATCGAAAGCCAAATTCTCTCGACGTTATACCCCCAGCCCAGAATTCATAGCTAATGCAGTATCGAGACTTTCTGATTCGAGCTTGGCAGCCGCACGATCGCATGGCTGCTTTCAACCTGATTGGCTCAGTGTTGGCAGAGTATGGACTGATTCAGGAACCCGAAGGAGCCGATCTCGATGTCTTAGAAGTCGAAACTTTTTATCAGAGTGGCGAATTCTGGGTCGTTGAGCGCAATCTTCAACTGGTGGGAACGGCAGCTTATTATCCAATTTCTAGAGGCAAAAATGCGGTTGAAATTCGCAAAATGTACTTGCGACCCGAAGCGCGAGGAGTGGGATTAGGAAAGTTTTTATTGAGCGAATTGGAAAACGCGATCGCTCAAAAAGGCTTTGAACAAATTTGGATCGAAACCGCGAGTGTTTTAAAAGAAGCCGTTCAACTCTACGAAAAAAATGGTTATCAACCCGCAACAGGTGTTGAAACTGCCCGATGCGATCGAGTGTATGTCAAATACCTGACTGAGAATCAACCTGCCTTCCTTGAGTTGTAAATGTCAAAACCACTTCCCACTCCCCACTCCCCACCAAATTCAGGATCGCCCTACGTCAAAAAATCCATCCCCCCTCCCGTAATGAAGTTTAAAAAATCAGACTCACATACGACCAGAGCAGCTAAACTCGATTAGTTTGCTCGTGTTAGGGGTGAGAAATTGTGGGACTTGGCAAGTGGGTCGGATTTCTAGCATTAGCGATTTCCCTCTATGTGCTGTGGGAGATGCGACAGGTTTTACTGCTCGTCTATGCAGCAGTTGTGTTTGCGACCGCATTAAATAGTTTTGTCAATACATTGCAGCGCTTCAAAATCAAGCGAGGCGGAGCTGTTCTCATTGCAATTGTGACCTTATTGACTGCGGCGATCTTTTTCGTCGCGCTGATTGTGCCGCCGTTTATTGCACAGTTCCAGCAGTTAGTAGAAATTGTGCCCCGGGGACTCGATCGCGTTCAGATCTGGGCGCAACAAATGCAGAACACGCTTCCTGGAGGAATGGCGCAATATATCCCGGATGTAGAAGATTTGATCCGTCAGGGTCAACCGCTTGTAGCGCGGTTACTCAGTAACTTCTTTTCATTCTTCTCGAACACATTCAACGTTCTGTTGAATATTCTATTGATCTTGATTCTGACCGTTATGTTGCTGATTGATCCTCAATCCTATCGACGAGGATTCATCGCACTATTTCCGTCGTTTTATCGGAGACGGGCAGATCAAATTCTGGCAATGTGCGAAGTTTCATTGGTCAATTGGGTAATTGGGATCATGATCAATATGATTGTGATCGGTCTAGTCAGCGGAATCGCACTGCTGATTTTAGGTGTACCGCTGGTATTAGCCAATGCGCTTTTAGCCGGATTGTTGGAAGCAATTCCGAATGTGGGTCCTGTTTTAAGTGTGATTCCACCAATGGCAGTGGCATTACTCGATGCGCCCTGGAAAGCCGTTGCCGTGCTAGTACTGTACATTGTGATTCAGCAATTAGAGCAGTATTTACTCGTTCCGTTTGTGATGTCGCGTCAGGTGGCAATTTTACCTGCGGTAACGTTGATGTCACAAGTTGTATTCACGGTTTTCTTTGGCTTTCTTGGCTTGTTTTTAGCCATTCCGCTTGTGATTGTGGGTCAGATTTGGGTGCGTGAGGCATTAGTGCGGGACATCCTCGATCGCTGGCGCAAAGACGAAATCGAAGCAGAACTGCTCGAACCCACCCCCCCAGAATTACAAAAGCTGCCAGCAGCCACACCAATCCACAGCTCGACTGTACCAAAAGATGAACCGCCGAGCGAGTCTCAAGAGGAGTAGTTGACTGCAATCTTGCGAAGTGGAGGAATAGGGCAAACCCAGGCACAGAAAGCTCCCTATTCCCCCACTCCTCCATCTCCCTATCGGTTCTGTTGAGTGGCGGCAAGTATGACTGAAACGAAGCGAGGAGAATTTTTTGCCGCTCTAACAGAATGGTTAGCTGGCTAGCCACTAGGATTTTGGATTGACTTCAAACTCCATCTTGGAGCGGTAGAAGCAAACATCAAATTCAAGAAAGAAGTTTGTCTGTCCCAAGATTAACGGAGTGTTTGGGCGCTTCACCCATGCGAAGAGTAATTCAACGGGTTGAAATTCACCGATTTGGGCAATCGCAGAAAAAGGCATCGCTGGCTGATTACTGAGATTCCCTGCTAACTGAATAATGGCTCTGCGATCGTCCCAAACTCCCCCCAATTGAAGACCGAGTTCATAGGATAAGACATTAACTGTTGCTCCGCTATCTACGAGACCGACTGCTTCAACGCTCCGAGCTTCTCGATGTAACATTAATGGAAGTCTCGGCAAACTATCAAACTCATTTTGAACTGGACTGTTGGTTGAATATTTGAATCGCATACACTATTGCTGACTTGCATCTGGCTGCTTGAAAGCCTCCATCAAAACTGCACCCGCGCCATAGCAATCATATGGAGTTGGCAAGTCATAGGTTTTGAAGGGTTCTAATGGCCCAAGCTGCTCAGTCATCTCCAAATCCTCAGCTAGAATCCGAATCAGCTTAAGTTTTTCTGCGGCAGAGAGTCGTCTTGCATCAGGAAGCAAATCAGCTAATGTCATGTCGTGTACCTCTTTTCAAGCAATCACACTTACAGCTTACTCGATATCAAACTGACCAGAAGACACGCCTTGGCTTGCTAGTACGCGAATGCTATATCCTGATCGTCCATAAATCCGCCCACTCAACGATTCAAATGATACATTCTTATGCCAACTATGTACGCAAGCAACTTGATCTTCATATCTAACTCTGCATTTCCAAATAACGCCCCTACCAACTAGAACGAAGCCAGCTAACAAATTGATTATGGTGAACGACTAGTGCGCTAAACTTGAGCCTGTATCACATCTGGAATAGTTGAGTTATGAGAATGCGATCGATGGTTGCAATCCTCCTGGCAGCGTGCATTTGGCTGTTGGGGACATTCGATGCGTGGGCATTGGTGCAGATTAAACTCTCAGATGTATCGTATCGAGAATGTCCCGAGGATTTAGCCAAAGGAGCGATTACAGCGGGCGGTGTACCTCAATCGGCGCGCTGTTTTATGGTGTTTGGCAAGGCAACCAATCCGACCAATAAATTGATCGTCAACGCAGATATTTTTGGACGAATTTACGATGCGAATGAAGATCCGATTATTGAAAATCGGACTCGCTTAGGTTCAATTCCAGAAGTGCCACCTGGAGTCAGTGAATTTGAATTTCCGATTAATGTGCCAGAGAGTCAGCCTTTGCCGTTAAAGCTTTTACAGTTCAAAGCGGCTGGATTTACGGGAACAGTCCGTCGTTAAGATCGCAAATGGTCAAGTATTATGAAGCGGTTGCAATGCGATCGAATGTATGAGTTTTGAAAAACAGCGCTGGCTGCGAACGGCACTTCAACTGAAAGGATCAGTTGTTTTAGATGTTTTACCGCGATCGCTCTTTTGCGGTTTTTTTGGGCTAATTGTCTCGATTGCATTTGGTCAAGGGATTCCGGTTTCAGTTCCTGCCTTAGCGAGTTTAATTCCTAATATTGTCTTAGGCTTGCTCTTAGTGTTTCGTACTAATACAGCCTACGATCGCTTTTGGGAAGGCAGAAAAGCTTGGGGAAAATTGGTCAACGATACCCGAAATCTCGCTCGACAAATCTGGGTGACCGTGTGCGAGAAAACAGAGCGCGATCGTATCGAAAAAATTGAAGCTCTGCATTTGTTAGTTGCTTTTGCAGTAACCACAAAAGCACATCTTCGCCAAGAACTTGCAGACTCAGAGTTAGAAAGTTTGTTAACTCCTGAGCATGTTTCAAAACTGAAAACGGTGACGAATCCACCTTTGAGAGTTGCGTTTTGGATTGGCGATTATTTGCAATTACAGCATCAGCACGATCGTGTCAAAATTCATCAACTCGTTGAGATGCAGCTACTCCTAAATGGATTAGTCGATTGTTTAGGCGCATGTGAGCGAATTCTCAAGACACCGATGCCGATCGCTTATGCCATTCACCTCAAACAGTTAATTTTGCTCTATTGCCTATCTTTGCCGTTTCAAATGGTGGGAAATTTAGGCTGGTGGACGGCTCCAGTGGTTGTGCTGATTAGCTTTACGTTGTTTGGAATTGAAGCGATCGGCATTGAAATTGAAAATCCATTTGGACGCGATCCAAATGATTTACCCCTCGATGCAATCTGTGAAACGATGCTGAAAAATATTATCGATTTAATCAGCTTAGAGCCGAGTATTAACCCTCAAGATCTATCGCTGATTACGACCTACGAAGAACAGCAACGTAACGCTCGCTCCTAGTAGAGTCGGAGTCAGCCAATCGCCCCATTTCACATACAAAGTCTGGGTTTGCTGGCGATAAATGGTGTCTGCGTGAACTGCATATTGATTCGGGTGCGATCGCCATTGCACCCGACCATGTGGATCAACAATGCCGGAGTATCCTGTGTTCGTTACCCGCACTGCCCACCGATCAGTTTCGATCGCTCGAATCACATCATGTGCTTCATGTTGTGCCATGAGTACGGTGCTGTAAGGATCTAAATTCGAGGCAGTGATCAAAAACTGCGCGCCTTTTGCCACCTGACGGCGAAACACTTCTGAAAATGCAGAATCGAAGCAAATCCCGATCGCGATTCGTCCTAATGGCGTTTGAAAGTCTTGATTAAAGTCTCCCGGCGACATCGAGGATTCAATCGGCGATAACCGCCCGAGAACTTCCTCAAACGGCATATATTCGCCCAAAGGAACTAATTTGATTTTGTTGTATCGAGCGATCGTGTTGCCTTGGTCGATCGCGATCAAGCTTTGGGTATATCGCGTGCCCTCTGGAAAAAATGTGCCAATCAATGCAAGCGTTTTCTTGTCCGCGATCGCTTGATTGACGCTATTTTTCAAATTCTGCCCTTGCCACAAAAACGGCAATGCTCCTTCTGGCGTGACGACAAAATCAGCATTTTGATCTGAAAGAGTTCGATAGCCTGAAGAATAGCCGTCTAATGCTTTTTTCAACCCTTCTGCAAAAAGTTTGACTCGCGTTGGCACATTGCCTTGCACAATGCCTGCGGTAAGTTTGGCTTCCGGGTTCTGTACGATCTCGCTTTGATAAAGTCCAAATCCGATCAGATGCAGCCCAAGAAAACTCGCAATGGCAATTCCATATAACCGCTTCTCTTTAGCTAACCAAGCCTCTGCAAGCAATCCATTCACCAGCACGATCGCGGCGGTGACAGTCAAAGTCCCTGAAATTCTTCCCAAATGTAAAATAATTAGATTCGCTGGACTCTGCGTATAAGCGAGCGATGTCCAATCGAGAGCGCTCCACTGTCGCACCGTTTCTAGCCCACACCAGAGCGCGACCCCGATGAGAATTCGCAACATTGGAGCTTTAAGCGTTCTCACGCCCCACGCCCACAGCCCTACACACAGCGCTCCCCATCCTGTGATAAATGTCCAAGCGAATGCGACGACTGCCACACTGGCAATCCACGGAATTCCGAGCCACATCAACGGATGCAAGCCCGTAATCCAATGCAGCGCAAATCCGTGATAAACAATTCCCCAAAGAATGGCAGGCTTTCTCGATCGAGTCTTGACCGTCACGACCCACAAGGGAGCCAACGCGATCCAAGCCAGACTCCAAAGCCCAATCGGCGCAGGCGCACATCCCATCAATCCAGCGCTGAAAATTGCGATCGGTAAAGCTATTTTCAGCTTCATAAAACACAACACTAACTCTTGTGCGATCGATACTACCAGTTAACTTATAAATCCTGCTGCTGGGGATTTTTTGAATTCAATCTCGATATGAACTTTAGTAAGCAACCGTTTCATTCTGTTTCTATCTCCGCGCAATTTTAGATAAACCGCATAAGCTGAAGAGAATCTTAAGATTGGAAGCAGACATGGAAGTCAGCGAGCTACTCCGACGATATGAATACGGCGATCGAGATTTCTCTGGAGTCAATCTCAGGAATGCAGACCTCAGCAATCTCACCCTTGTCGATATCAATTTGGAAAACGCCAACCTTACTGGTGCAAACTTCAGTCGATCGTTCTTAATGAAAGCCAACCTTAAAGGCGCTTTTCTCAACTGGGCAAATTTCCAGTTTGTCAAACTCACTGAAGGCAATTTTACCGATACAGATTTGACGAAAGCCCGCTTGAATGGCGCATTTCTGGTCAAATCTGACTTTACGCGATCGCGGCTAAGTGGAGCCGATCTCAGCCATGCGAACCTTCGTAGCGCTATCTTGGAACGAGCGAATCTCTGCGGCACGAAGCTGATCGGAGCCAATCTGCGCGGAGCTAAGCTTGATGGCGCAAACCTCAACTGGGCAAATCTGCAAGCTGCAAAACTCAGTGGTGCATCGCTCAAAAACGCTTTTCTCAGCGATACCAACCTTGCCGAAGCCTTCTTAAATGGAGCCGATCTCAGCGGTATCGATCTCACGGGAATCAACCTCAGCGAAGCAAAACTTAGTGGTGCAAATTTGGAGGGTGCGTCGTTATCGCTCTCAAATTTTAGAAATGCCCGTCTGCATGGAGCGAATCTCTCAGGTGCAAATCTGACGGGAGCAAACTTAGAAGCTGCCTTTCTCTATGGCGCAAACTTGCAATGGACAAATCTGAGCCGCGCAAATTTAACGCGATCGGATCTCAGTAACGCCCGAATTCTCGGAGTCAAACTCGAAGAAACCATTCTTACGGATACCGTCTTCTCAGATCTGGCTCGCCGATATATTACGCTCGCTGATCAATCTCATGCAATCGTGTGATGCGATCCAACGTTGCCTCTAAGACGGCTGCCGTCTGCCCCGAAACAGAGAACACTAATGCTTCTCGATAAACTCTCTGGGCTGGATGTCCTTTAGAATTTGCCGCTCCACTCGAAGCTACAACGGCGGCATGAGCGCACTTTGTAGCGAGTTCGATCGCCCAAGCTCGCAATTTCAAACGTTCCTCGAAGCTTTGATCTTGAGCCGTAGTAATCAAGTGCTGACAGCGTTGCCATTCCTCAGACAGCGCGGCATAGGCAGGTGCGATCGCTAGCTCTGATTTAGTTTCGATCGCCGCTTTGAGAATATCTAATCCAGCCTGAGCACACCCGAGTGAAAAGAAACTGTGATTAAGCACATTCACGCGATCTTGCTTGAAAATTGCCCCTGCTTCCGCTACAAATGCCACATCTGAAGCTGCAAGATGCCACTTTCTCAATTCTGCCGTTACCGTATTCGTCGAACTCATTGCCGCTAGCTGCATCGGTTCACTCAATCGAATTGAACCCTGAGTATCGGTATTCGTAAACGGAATCATGCCGTAAACCGCTTGACCATTGGGCAGAACGGCTGCAATCAGCGCCGATTCAAACAAGCCGAATCCGGTGATCCAGGGAATATGACCGTGAAGCTCATACCCATGAGCCGTCTCGATCGCTTGAAGCGGCGGATGATTCGATCGCCGTAAATGTGAAAACCCAATTCCCACAAGCTTCTCACCTGTTCCCATCTTCGGTAAGTAAGCTTGCTTCAACGCTTCATTCTCGCTTTTCGATAAAATTGCTCCAGCACTTTGATGTTGCGTTTGGAGAAAGGCAAGCGCACCAGAAAATCGAGCCGTTTGAGTTTGAAAGGAGTGAAACGCAGAAACGTCTAATTCTGCGCCGTTATAAAGTTTAGGAACTCTCAGCGCCAGCAGTTGACGATCGCCCAATCCTTGTAATGCCGATCGCAATGCTTTGACCTCTTCATCGAGCTGGTTGGCGATCGGTTGAATCGTTTCCCG is part of the Leptolyngbya boryana PCC 6306 genome and harbors:
- a CDS encoding acyl-CoA dehydrogenase family protein — translated: MQTASLLEIANTYLRETIQPIANQLDEEVKALRSALQGLGDRQLLALRVPKLYNGAELDVSAFHSFQTQTARFSGALAFLQTQHQSAGAILSKSENEALKQAYLPKMGTGEKLVGIGFSHLRRSNHPPLQAIETAHGYELHGHIPWITGFGLFESALIAAVLPNGQAVYGMIPFTNTDTQGSIRLSEPMQLAAMSSTNTVTAELRKWHLAASDVAFVAEAGAIFKQDRVNVLNHSFFSLGCAQAGLDILKAAIETKSELAIAPAYAALSEEWQRCQHLITTAQDQSFEERLKLRAWAIELATKCAHAAVVASSGAANSKGHPAQRVYREALVFSVSGQTAAVLEATLDRITRLHEIDQRA